In the Channa argus isolate prfri chromosome 19, Channa argus male v1.0, whole genome shotgun sequence genome, CCTGGTGGTCTCAGCAGCCAAAGGAGAGTATGAAGCTGGGGTATCAAGAAGTGGTCAGACCAGAGAGCACGCCTTATTGGCTTACACTCTTGGTGTCAAGCAAATCATTGTCTGTGTGAACAAGATGGATTTGACTGAACCTCCTTACAGCCAGAAACGCTTTGACGAAGTGGCGCGAGGTGTGAGCGGTTTCCTCAGAAAGATCGGCTATGACCCCACAGCTGTGCCCTTTGTTCCCATTTCGGGCTGGACCGGGGAGAACATGATCACTACAACTcaaaaggtaaaacatcttAAGCTGTCCGCTAAGAACAGACATGTAATACGTTATATCAAATGTTGCTTTACAGATGCCGTGGTTCCAAGGGTGGAAAGTTAAACGGCGGGAGGGAAATGTATCTGGACGAACTCTACTTGAAGTCTTGGATTCTGTTCACCCGCCTGTGCGGACAATCAACAAGCCCTTACGATTACCTCTGCAGGATGTCTACAAAATTGGAGGTCAGGAACGGTCTCGTTGAATTTAGACAGTGCTTTGATTAATTTTGGCCTTTTGTGCAGGACGGTTTCTAAACTAAATGCTCTCAATTTGCCATTCAGGAGTTGGGACTGTGCCAGTGGGCAAAATTGAAACTGGTGTCCTCAAACCTGGCATGGTTCTGATGTTCTCCCCTGCCAAACTCACTGCTGAGGTCAAGTCCATTGAGATGCACCACCAGGGTCTGCAGACAGCTCTACCAGGACACAATGTTGGCTTCAACATTAAGAATGTGGCTGTAAAGAGCCTGCGGCGTGGGGATGTGGCCGGAAACACCCAGCAGGATCCTCCATCAGATGTCAGCAGCTTTGAGGCTCATGTGGGTTCAGTGCAGATAAAGCTGACTGGTAACATTTGTAGTTGTCCCTTGTGGTGATGTGTAAGGGTTTTTGTTTGTAGGTGATTATCCTGAACCATCCAGGGCGCATCAAAGCTGGCTACTCCCCTGTCCTGGACTGCCACACAGCCCATGTCACCTGCACATTTGCTGAGCTGAAGGAGAAGCTTGACCGTCGTACAGGCAAGAAACTGGAGGATCAGCCACAGACTCTGATGTCTGGAGATGCTGCTATAGTCAAACTGGTTCCCATTAAACCCATGTGTGTAGAGAGCTTCTTCACATATCCTCCCCTAGGTACAGTATCCCTTCACTGAACTTGCAAAATATTCCACcttaattacttttaaaatgtctgacttTTGTTGTACTTTCTAGGACGCTTTGCAGCCAGAGACCTGAAGCAGACAGTTGCTGTAGGTGTCATAAAGGCTGTAGAGAAGGACCAAGGTTCAAAACTTTCACATAAAACACGTGTGTAAataaggtttttgttttaacagtatTCTGGTATTACTGTTACATgagcatttgttttgctttctgttttgaCAAAGTATACTGAAATGTTGGAATCCTGTGtttcaattaaatttaaagaagCTGTAGAGCTCAAAGGTTTttgttgtgaaaatgtgaaataaaggATTATCTGCAGAACATTAAAAATTTGCTTTCTTAAAGCTGCTTAAaaagtttaatgtaaaattgaaaCTTGGTACTAAATACCCTCTAAGACCTTCATAAAGCAACCGGTCCTAGGACTTTGACCTTTTTGCACtttaaaacattgcaacatgcaattttataaaatgaaagtttGTGCAGGGGATTGGAGTTGCACGTTCTGGAGGGACTGAATAGTTAATTGCTAGCTACCTCTATCTGGCTCCTCCAAAGGATTATTAAATAAGCTGAGGGGTTGTGATGACTAATGGTCTAGTCATAATAAACTAGCACTAGCTCTAATGTACTTTACAATATAATTTTTgtatcaaacatttttaaatcactgtatataaatatatacacgTAAACTCCTAACCTAAAAAGTAGCTCGGCTGTGAAATGAGTACAGTATCTCAAATGTAGTGATGGaagcattcatttaaaatgtacatgttctTTGAAACTAATCCAGTGGGagcatttcaaattttaaaatcaccTAAGAATAGTGAAAAATAAGATGAGGCTCATGGTTGAAATACAGCACTTTTAATGATACAACAGGTTGATGGGTTTGTTCCTTAACATGGGAAAGACTGCATGTCATTGAGGAATGGGTGAAAATACATCAGCTCTCCAGCTTTTTACAAAGTCCATCCTTCATCTAAAAGACATCCCTGGTTTACAGTCAAACCTGGAAATGCATTGAATCCAGTAACATGAAGTGATATAAGAtgattaaaagtttaaaaaaaattcaagctCATGAGGTTTTACAAGACACTGAATTGTGAACACAGGTCATCATGAATCTTCTAGCCTGTCAGAAAAATCAAGTTATTGCTAAGATGTCCTCTTGAGTTTCTGGTACTTATTAATAGTGGCTTAAAATACAGGATACCTTTTATGTAGTCCTGCGTCATCAATAGTGGCTCTTCAAACCCTGAGGTGAGCGTCTTTGAACGCAGCACTCCAATCAATTCCAGTCATTGTTACACCATGCACAGAGAAGGTCAAAGGACTGTGGAGATGGCGTTGAGTTCACACACCGAGCAAACATACAGTGAACAGTGTAACAAGGAGTAAATTAGTGACCTACAGTGAACCACAGGTTTTGATATTCCACCACACAGTAGCAGCAGGTTTCTATACTGTAAAACAACCAtaatacatgtacacacaaagcAAGCAATAACAAGGAATACGTTTGATGAAATTCTTCTCATCTTGGGAGTTCAGTGGGAGACTGCTGCCTCGTCAGTCAATTTAGATGGTAAACAGGGATGCAAGACACAAATAGTGACATGACCTATTTCACATTCCTTTTcttaattgtttctttttcttttcaagaaTATAAGCTAATAATTACTTGAGGGCCAGTAAAATTAATACAGATAAAATTCAAAGTCTACCGCCCTGATGCTTTATTCTGACAGGTAGAGAGCAATGGTACATGTTTTGTacaataaaacatgtatatacactcacacacaaatatatatatttacatacatatatacacagtaaCAGCATACACACAGATTTTAAGGTAAGTGCTAGGGTTTTGAGAGTGGCTTCGTAGCAGCCATGCTATAGGGTTAAGATAATACTGGTAGAGGAAGAATACACACATTCTTTGTACAGCATGGACGAGGCATCCATGGCTAGATGAGCCTTCTTGAGAttcttcattgttgttttttccttacTTGTCTTGTGACAAGGGATGATAGCTATTTACAGGACCTCCCAATTTAGGGAGAGGCGTAGTGCAAGTCTTTCTGGCTGTCAGTCACTCAGGATGTGCACAAAAGACATGGGGAACACACCCTTTCGTTCAGGATCTCCTTCAATGTGCCCGAtctggaagtaaaaaaaaatgtaaaaacaatgtaagGAGAAATAAAAGGTAGAatttgttgtctgtttgtggCCCCTTGATCTGGTTCAAAGAAGACATAGAAGTGCTAGAGAGTAAAGGGTGTAGAACTCACCCACCACTCCTGGTCCTCCTCTCCTGTAACTATGATCACTTCTCCTTCAACAAATGTCAGTTCATCATCATTGTCAGCCTGACAGTCATAGATCGTCTTCACCCGGCGAGTCTTGCTCTTTGCCtggacaaacaaaaagcaaagctgtCATTGTTGTCTGAACATTGATTAAGTTAATTTAACTTCCATTTAGCTGAGTAACAACACTGTGActagaattatttatttataaagatcCAATGTAACATCAGGCCTGTAGTGGAATTAGAGAGACAAGTAGCTGTAAGGTAAAGGAACGGTTTGATTGcgtgaatgtgtttgtttaacaCTCTCAAATTTTGACAAGTATAATTTTTTCCAATTCAATGACCAAAAAATGCCTGATGGATCTCTGCAATAGTTTATAGCTGATCAGCCTTAGCAGTACGACATGAGAAACGTCTGACGGAAACAGCCAGTGTGTTCATACTGTGTTGAGCTTCCTTGGGAGCGGCACAGGTGTCTCTGCAGTTCCAGCTGGAGTCCCATTGGTATCTTCTGCAGCTTGTTGGGAGGGTGTCGCTATATTTGCTTGCTGATTAGGTGATGGAGAATCCTGAGGCTGAGgctgtggttgtggttgtggttgtggttgagGCTGAGGATGAGTTTGAGGTGGAGGCGGAGGTTGCGTTTGAGGCCTTGTCGTCATCTCTCCATGAGGTGGCCTGGGAGCGGACTCCACTGTTCCAGGTTTTGGGGGGATATCTGCGAGATGAGGCTTGGGAGGGAGGTCTTTGAGTTGGGGTTTAGGTGGAAGGTCTCCCAGCTGAGGTTTGGGAGGGAGGTCAGAGAGCTGTGGCTTCGGAGGAAGTTCTCCAGGTTTAGGTGGAAGTTCAGACGGCTGCGGCTTGGGGGGCAGGTCTCCCAGCTGAGGCCTGTCCATCAGAGGAGTCTTCTGTGGGGTGTCACTTGCTGGTGGGGACTTCTGGAAGACCTCTGGAGGAAGGCTGGATTTATCCATAGACGGGTGATGTATGGTGTCGATCTTCCTCAATGCcactgaagagagagaggcaTGTAGTcacaatttgttatttttattttttttgatttgtaCAGCATacattaaagttaaatttacaCAGTGACTCTACCTTTCTGAGGTAGTTTGGGAAGAACCCTTGGACCAAGTGTAGATTTTGTGTTGCTTGAAGTAGTGCtgaaaagatattttattacagtttgtttACTGCAGTGAGTAACACAATAGCTTTCAGGCAAATGATCTTCAaacttgtctgtttttcttattcTGGTACCTTTGTTGTTGAGGAATGCCTTCAAACTTATTAGAAACAGGGGACATCTTGCTGACGGGAGGAGGAGTGGAATCACTTcctaaaatattaacattagtGAGGACAAACAGATTGTTCAACACTATGACAGAGCACTTATGGAGAGATTAATTTGATATAAATGTGGAATAAATTAACATGCTGtgatggttaaaaaaacaatgagggAGGCGTCATCTGGCTGAGCTTTCCATGAGCGCGTGTTATTAGGAAACTAAAGTTGTGCAACAGAAAGTGTCTTAATTGAATTTGTGGTTGGATGTTACAATACATGTGACACAGAGTTTATGAAACATTGAAgaagacaaacaataaaaagtagGAAATAtcctgtatatatatatatatatatacaaaaggGATGTGAGGTTGCAGATAAGAGGAGTTCGACTTGttagtttcttttatttctagTGTAGATTTAAACTAATGgctcaatttttaaaaatcttaaaaatgttttattagaaaGATTCATGGCTTTACCATACATCCAGTAAAATATGTGTAGAATGGTGGCATTTGCTTAAGTTACTAAATTctgtttcatgttttgtaaTCTTGAAACTCCTCGCAGTTATATgaaataatatgtaatatttcacaaactgtctgttttatatgtattttattaacagATGGACTATTTTTTCTGTTCATAGTGAAACAAAAGCATCCTGatatataaattatttagaGAAGTAACATATTTCTACCTTTGAGagaagctgttttatttttcaacacacatttttatctaCACACATCCACATATTGACAGCACAGCCTAACATTCGAGACGCcttttaaactgcaaaaaaaaaaagggaatcaGAATATGTGCAAGTCAGGGGTAAACACCCCCCCTagactttatatttttgttttcatctactgctgaaaatatcaataaatgcactttttacTCCTGTTTGAAATCTTGTTAAATGCATCGCTAAAGAAATTACtttgattattttactttatatacacaaGCAGTTTAAAGTGATTATGTCTTTAGTAGACACTAATGGACTTATGGACGTATTTATAGACagtatgaaaatatataaaaactgtCCTTTAACTTGAGGTCCAGTCATAAGGTTTTTATGGGGATTTCAATAGCATCAAGTGAAATCATTTTGGTTGCAACATGGCTGATAAAGGATTAAATTCCCTGGAAAAAGCTGGACCCTGAGTTaagattatttattaaaaatctctgAACATATTTTTCAGTCGGTCAATGAGTAATAAAACCTCCTCCCTCTTTGGACAATGATGGTATTTTAGCTTCAGGCTGGAGCCACCCCTGAGTGAAACCAGTCtgactgttttgtgtgtttgtgtctcaccCCCAGTCAAGCCCCCTTTACTGTGTGGACTGTGAGAGAGCGGGCTGGGTGGGTCTGACAGGGTGCGTTTGTGTCCAGGAGGTGGGGGCGGAGGCCTCTTCTTGGACAGGGTGGAGCTGCCTCCTGGTGTGAGTGTAGAGGGAGGGCCAGATGGGAGTGGAGCTGGAGGGAgcaatacaataaaacacatgagGTGATGAGGACCCCCAAAAATCATTCTGTTAACCCCAAAGACCCATTGAAGGCAAAGGAGATGAGAGTGTAATAAAGCATGGAGGGGAGGAGCTGAAGATATGGAAACAGTTCTGTCAGGTTGTTCagaacaacacaacacaaaatgccTAAATGAATATGTAGCACACACGTGTTGATATTATCGTTATTGAGACAATATGATTTGAGGTGTGAGTTCATTGTTTGGTGTTTCTATCAGTTTGTGTGTCTAATGGGACTCACTGGTTCTCACTGGTCACTAGAGATAAGTAGGGTGAAAGGAGCTAATAGAGAGCTCAGCCAGAGAGGATTCAGCTGTGCTAAGAGTTTACAGCTCAGGGATGGTGGGATTGCAGAAAGATAGAAAAATATCACGTAGGCGAGAAATAATTACCGCATCTTGCCTACACGTTcccattgtttctttaaaaacaaaaaccaccaCCCTTTAAACCTGAGCTGTAAAGGAAGAAACAATAGAGGGATAACAGTATATGGGGAACACAGCCGAGTAAGGGGGAGAATGTAAAAACAGGATATTCACTGATGTATGGTCGAGTGCCAGCCAGTGTGGCGTAGTGCGAATGAGAGCCAAGGAATGCCAAGTGTGGAGCTgaaaaaatagagaaataaaaaaagagaaagaaaagagaacgaGATGAGGAGTGTGGGAGAGAATCTACAGTATGTCAGTCTTAAAAAGAGCTGCTCCCCCACACACTATAAAATAACAAGATGAAATCTTATCAGTGGCAAGCAAAGCAAAAAGGGCAGAAACAGTGCAAAGCTAGCCCCTgggaggtggtgtgtgtgtgtgtgtgtgtgtgtgtgtgtgtgtgtgtgtgtgtgtgtgtggggttgAGCTCTTCAggacccagagagagagagagagaaagagagagagagatgcatttACCCTCTTATTCAAGCTGTTCATCTTATTTTTGAATAATTCAAAGTTATTCAAACTTGTTTCCAGTTCAGTTTAAagcatttaatgtgtgtgttgcaatAAAAACTTACCCCTGAGACTGTTCAAGAATAATAGTAGCCCATACTCCAGGCCTAGGAACAAGACCTAAACCCATGGCCCTCTGATGGGGCAGGAACTGAATTTAGACCCTGATTCTTGTTAAGGTGCTGCACAACATGGTACATCTATTAAGGTGTGGTGTACATGGAACTTTATGGAACTTTAATGAGGCTGATACTCAGTAGAGTTGTAGGATGCTATCAGTTCCAAAGATTAAAACCCAACAGCCAACTCGTGTACAAGGGCCACTGGTTAAATGAATACAAACCGGTAGATAGTTATTTTTAGCACATGGGTTACTTGTCATTGTCAAAGACTGTACTCTTTTAacagttaatattttttttgaaaatattaggCCTAAAAGCAGAAATCATGCCTGTATTAAATATCCAAAAAAgtttcaaatagtttttaattaaaattttattttatattaattacatttttactaacTAGCTCTACAACAGTGCCCATTACTTACAGGTCACCTACATGGATCatcagctgagcgtttgctaagTTCATGTAGCATTAGCCGCATTGTGTTTGACTTGGTATAGCTGTACGtatttaaaaccatttcagtgttctcattttaaaacattttctattacaAACACTTAAGTCCACTGTAGATAAAGTTAATAGTAATTATTAACAAGAGCTAATAAAAGTTGTCATTTCAGCCCAAAATATTAACTTGAATCATCTGAAAAGTTGCTTTTGCTTACTTTTATGCAACTGAAGACCCATCGTTTcaaaaaaatgtccacaaatcTGTAGTGGAAAACAtgcctcattttaaaaatatattgaatgTGGTAGACTGGGAAAGCTTGACAGCATCAGTAAACTGTAACAAAGGATGCAATGCAACACCTTTTTGAACTGGAAACAAGTGAACTTTCACTCcttttgttttaagaaaaacaagatttaaaccaacaacCACTTACTAAAGCTCTGAGTGCCATCCACAGTGGGAGgactgttattttttaattctaagCCTGCACAGATCCTGCCCTACTGTGTCTGTACATTTTGTGAAAACTAATGATGAAATGTGTATCTAGCTTCCCTTTCACATGCCTGACTAACTACTGCCACCCTACCCTTTCCTGCAGCCATGTTTTCCTTCAGGTTTACGCAGTAAGCAATCTTAATAACACCTGCTTCCCACCCTTGGATCTGTGTGCTGACAAATTGCATACCACTGCAGGGTGTGttaaagtgtgtatgtgtggattGACTGGCAGCATAGGGAAGAAACTTTCCACAAAAGTGACTGCGAGGCATTCATCTGCAACTACTCCTGTCCTGGACACAGTCAAACATTAACAGACATAATTAAGTCAAATTGACAGGCTAACTTCCTTTCTGCAGACACAATAGAGCATTCAGACAATCTTTAAACCATGTGCACTATAACGATGACATTTGCAGAACATGATCTCCTGAATTAACTGACTGTCATGGTTATAAGCTGTAGACTGATCAAACAGACTGTCCTCTGAAAGTGGATGCAGGCTCAAACAGCACTTGGAGCAGTCAGGTCTGACCTTTGCCTTGGTTCCTGGGTGGCAGTGGCGGCCCATCGGCCACAGGGGAAGAGGTGAGGTCGGTGGAGGCGCTGTACATCTGGTTGGTGAATGCGCTGTAGGACAAACGCTGCTGCTTGTCTCTTTGGCTGATGAAACCTGGCAGGGAGAGCTTGTCGTGGGGGGAGAGACTTGA is a window encoding:
- the eef1a1l3 gene encoding elongation factor 1-alpha-like isoform X1, with protein sequence MSSIGNSLNQVQVLTQGFSLADCAQDIFCFICSTRIQQCAKPGHVDSGKSTTTGHLVYKCGGIDQRRLEKFEKAAAQMGKSSFKFAWVLDKLKAERERGITIDISLLKFNTQKYTMTIIDAPGHRDFIKNMITGTSQADVALLVVSAAKGEYEAGVSRSGQTREHALLAYTLGVKQIIVCVNKMDLTEPPYSQKRFDEVARGVSGFLRKIGYDPTAVPFVPISGWTGENMITTTQKMPWFQGWKVKRREGNVSGRTLLEVLDSVHPPVRTINKPLRLPLQDVYKIGGVGTVPVGKIETGVLKPGMVLMFSPAKLTAEVKSIEMHHQGLQTALPGHNVGFNIKNVAVKSLRRGDVAGNTQQDPPSDVSSFEAHVIILNHPGRIKAGYSPVLDCHTAHVTCTFAELKEKLDRRTGKKLEDQPQTLMSGDAAIVKLVPIKPMCVESFFTYPPLGRFAARDLKQTVAVGVIKAVEKDQGSKLSHKTRV
- the eef1a1l3 gene encoding elongation factor 1-alpha-like isoform X2, with the translated sequence MSKEKTHVNVVIIGHVDSGKSTTTGHLVYKCGGIDQRRLEKFEKAAAQMGKSSFKFAWVLDKLKAERERGITIDISLLKFNTQKYTMTIIDAPGHRDFIKNMITGTSQADVALLVVSAAKGEYEAGVSRSGQTREHALLAYTLGVKQIIVCVNKMDLTEPPYSQKRFDEVARGVSGFLRKIGYDPTAVPFVPISGWTGENMITTTQKMPWFQGWKVKRREGNVSGRTLLEVLDSVHPPVRTINKPLRLPLQDVYKIGGVGTVPVGKIETGVLKPGMVLMFSPAKLTAEVKSIEMHHQGLQTALPGHNVGFNIKNVAVKSLRRGDVAGNTQQDPPSDVSSFEAHVIILNHPGRIKAGYSPVLDCHTAHVTCTFAELKEKLDRRTGKKLEDQPQTLMSGDAAIVKLVPIKPMCVESFFTYPPLGRFAARDLKQTVAVGVIKAVEKDQGSKLSHKTRV